Proteins encoded together in one Drosophila albomicans strain 15112-1751.03 chromosome 2R, ASM965048v2, whole genome shotgun sequence window:
- the LOC117574750 gene encoding protein dispatched — translation MLCFDSEKMNWYYHVLARRPYLVVISIAVYCVACIIVALILNDLPDFSDPTLGFESRGTAIGKRLTSWHNLIQECDGNGALFSNPSDLLQKLRLLQHEQHPSHKRHKKQQRRKLKNNKKRKEHNNGNKKNQHDDMANKMMVLNKRLKATQRPTPSENKWLDGQIRDYEITNDSNSSNNGASTIEYGHNTTFVDEDEHRERMQSKSSRWRMLKQATLPNDLGWPEAKAAKESIEGFFCESSPHKRYAHFVVQRIGPNATDSLFDLNGMLAMCQLQEQISSVKSYQAFCERRREEEEVLASNCCRPWSLPNYATLLANKSSCFDLNAEDVALLQTLLINCYEYYHDLKIDMNCNTLNRCYAPEECTRHADIVFSVLNFLSDYGFIKPNDTNVYLKYAMIFVPIARSNRILPLFHEWEHVDLSNELVEVIGMDLGLENELFSELLLTDVWLVSLGGLFVLACVWLYTGSAFITVMSCLAICFSLGLAYFVYTLVFEFSFFPYMNLLAVVVIIGIGADDVFLFLKIWQCVLAERFSKSSTLNTQSTLPTPLEHNEHTETLENLMALTMRHAAASMFVTSVTTAGAFFASYSSSIIAIKCFGIFAGTVVVTNYLLMITWLPASVSIMERLFASRMSCQQHLLQKLINACKKSINRFCELFEERITHSIMNYAFLWLIIFAILGTGSAIIVFWYPGLQLPEKPHFQLFVSHHPFEIYSKLRHLFWFEKTLQAVENFNMSMRFVWGVEAMDDGDYTNPNSHGNLHYDNNFNISSKESQIWLRNFCQNVRQQPFYQATFAFLLPNCFIENFIRFMERRCIDDMDSKHTNLTPCCDAEFPYEPHIFELCLPQCISNLWDTSFYQQSKAGPKFAAAPSRTDLGYLESSSNESLSMESTSMQLLVKALIIEFDSNISYSTIYSNMKVFYESVESWFQQQLSTAPQELRGGWFISDYESIMFFSVQDTLSNDTIVAIILAMAASLVVLLCFTLNLIISIYAVITVSLTIFNTVAVLILLGWQLNILESIAVSTAIGLAVDFSLHYGIHYRLAPSKERVAATQFVLSRIIGPTVMAAATTGFAGGIMMASNILPYIQIGVFLVVVMVTSWLYATFFLMSMLKVAGPQYGFMQLGWPKLRKRRTAKANKFYERKPSQIIASEQLLTPTSSAIVEMANSETHELESLNSNSQIKTISGTESGHTLPALPVDFEHSFQTVH, via the exons ATGTTGTGCTTCGACTCGGAGAAGATGAATTGGTATTATCATGTGTTGGCACGTCGACCGTATCTGGTGGTTATTTCCATAGCCGTCTATTGTGTGGCCTGCATTATTGTGGCACTGATATTGAACGACCTGCCCGACTTCAGTGACCCCACCTTG GGCTTCGAATCGCGCGGCACTGCGATAGGCAAACGTTTGACCTCTTGGCATAATCTGATACAGGAATGTGATGGCAATGGCGCCTTATTCTCCAATCCATCGGATCTGTTGCAGAAGCTGCGGCTGCTTCAACATGAGCAGCATCCTAGCCACAAACGGCACAAAAAACAGCAGCGGCGCAAGctcaaaaacaataagaaacgCAAGGAGCataacaacggcaacaagAAGAATCAACACGATGATATGGCCAACAAAATGATGGTGCTAAACAAGCGACTGAAGGCCACCCAGCGACCGACTCCAAGTGAGAACAAATGGCTAGATGGACAAATACGTGACTACGAGATCaccaacgacagcaacagtagcaacaatgGTGCATCGACCATTGAATATGGACATAACACAACGTTTGTCGATGAGGATGAGCATCGTGAGCGTATGcagagcaagagcagcagaTGGCGCATGCTGAAGCAGGCAACGCTTCCCAACGATTTGGGTTGGCCGGAGGCCAAGGCGGCGAAGGAATCGATTGAGGGCTTTTTCTGCGAATCTTCGCCGCACAAACGTTATGCTCATTTTGTGGTGCAACGCATTGGACCCAATGCCACCGATTCGTTGTTCGATTTGAATGGCATGCTGGCCATGTGTCAGTTACAGGAGCAAATTAGTTCGGTGAAAAGCTATCAGGCATTCTGTGAAAGAAGAagggaagaagaagaagtattGGCATCCAACTGTTGTCGGCCTTGGTCGTTGCCCAATTATGCCACTTTGTTGGCCAATAAGAGTTCGTGCTTCGATCTGAACGCAGAGGACGTTGCCCTGCTGCAAACGCTGCTCATCAATTGCTATGAGTATTATCACGATCTGAAGATTGACATGAACTGCAATACCTTAAATCGTTGCTATGCACCTGAGGAATGTACGCGTCATGCGGATATTGTGTTCAGTGTGCTGAACTTTCTCAGCGACTACGGCTTCATTAAACCCAAT GacacaaatgtttatttgaaGTACGCCATGATTTTTGTGCCAATTGCACGATCTAATCGCATCCTGCCGCTATTTCACGAATGGGAACACGT TGATCTGAGCAACGAACTCGTCGAAGTCATTGGCATGGATTTGGGCTTGGAGAACGAACTTTTTAGCGAACTGCTGCTCACGGATGTTTGGCTGGTTTCCCTTGGCGGTCTTTTTGTTCTCGCCTGCGTCTGGTTGTACACTGGATCTGCGTTTATCACCGTGATGTCGTGCTTAGCCATTTGTTTTTCGCTGGGATTGGCTTACTTTGTCTACACATTGGTCTTTGAGTTCAGCTTCTTTCCATACATGAATCTGTTGGCCGTTGTGGTGATCATTGGCATTGGTGCCGATGATGTCTTCTTGTTCCTAAAGATCTGGCAATGTGTGCTGGCCGAACGTTTCAGTAAGAGCAGCACATTGAACACACAGTCAACGCTACCCACACCTTTGGAGCATAATGAGCACACGGAAACATTGGAGAATCTTATGGCGCTGACGATGCGACATGCGGCTGCCTCGATGTTTGTTACCTCGGTGACAACAGCGGGTGCTTTCTTTGCTTCATATAGCAGCTCAATCATAGCCATCAAATGTTTTGG CATTTTTGCTGGCACTGTTGTGGTGACGAACTATTTGCTGATGATTACCTGGCTGCCGGCATCGGTTTCAATTATGGAGCGTCTGTTTGCTAGTCGCATGTCCTGCCAGCAGCATCTGTTACAGAAGCTAATCAACGCTTGCAAGAAGTCAATTAATCGATTTTGTGAACTGTTCGAGGAGCGCATCACACACAGCATTATGAACTATGCATTCTTATGGCTAATCATCTTTGCAATACTGGGCACAGGCAGTGCAATAATTGTGTTTTGGTATCCGGGACTGCAGCTGCCGGAGAAACCACATTTTCAGCTGTTTGTCTCACATCATCCCTTTGAGATCTATTCGAAGCTGCGTCATCTGTTTTGGTTTGAAAAGACCCTGCAAGCAGTGGAGAATTTCAATATGAGCATGCGTTTCGTTTGGGGCGTGGAGGCGATGGACGATGGCGACTATACGAATCCCAATTCACATGGCAACCTACACTAtgacaataattttaatatatctaGCAAAGAGTCACAGATTTGGCTGCGTAACTTTTGCCAAAACGTGCGACAGCAGCCGTTTTATCAAGCGACTTTTGCCTTCTTGTTGCCCAACTGTTTTATCGAGAATTTTATACGTTTTATGGAGCGCAG ATGCATTGACGACATGGACTCAAAACACACGAACTTAACGCCCTGCTGCGATGCCGAATTTCCCTACGAACCACATATATTTGAGCTGTGTTTACCTCAATGCATATCCAATCTATGGGACACGAGTTTTTatcagcaaagcaaagcgggTCCCAAGTTTGCTGCTGCACCCAGTCGAACCGATCTTGGCTATTtggagagcagcagcaacgaaagTCTAAGCATGGAGTCGACATCAATGCAACTGCTCGTTAAGGCGCTAATCATTGAGTTCGATTCTAACATAAGCTATAGTACCATCTATAGCAATATGAAAGTGTTTTACGAGAGCGTCGAGAGCTGGTTTCAACAGCAGCTCAGCACTGCGCCGCAGGAATTACGCGGCGGTTGGTTCATCAGTGACTATGAATCTATAATGTTCTTTAGTGTTCAGGATACGCTCTCCAATGACACAATAGTTGCCATCATTTTGGCCATGGCCGCATCACTTGTGGTGCTATTGTGCTTCACACTCAATCTGATCATCTCCATATATGCTGTCATTACCGTTTCCCTAACCATATTCAACACTGTGGCTGTGCTAATTTTACTCGGTTGGCAATTGAATATATTGGAGAGCATTGCCGTCTCAACGGCCATCGGACTGGCTGTGGACTTTAGCCTACATTATGGCATACACTATCGCCTGGCGCCATCCAAAGAGCGTGTGGCAGCTACACAATTTGTGCTGTCTCGCATCATTGGACCGACGGTGATGGCGGCAGCAACCACGGGCTTTGCCGGTGGCATTATGATGGCATCAAATATACTACCCTATATACAGATTGGTGTCTTCCTCGTTGTGGTCATGGTCACCAGTTGGCTGTATGCCACATTCTTTTTGATGAGCATGCTCAAAGTCGCTGGACCGCAGTACGGTTTCATGCAGCTTGGTTGGCCGAAATTGCGCAAACGTCGCACTGCAAAGGCCAACAAGTTCTACGAAAG AAAACCCAGCCAAATTATTGCTAGTGAACAGCTGCTAACGCCCACAAGTTCAGCTATTGTTGAGATGGCAAATTCGGAGACACATGAACTGGAATCCCTCAATTCGAATAGccaaatcaaaacaatatcGGGCACAGAAAGTGGACACACTTTGCCTGCGCTGCCCGTCGACTTTGAGCACTCATTCCAAACTGTGCACTAg
- the LOC117574751 gene encoding uncharacterized protein LOC117574751, translating into MADERPSLTRSERLAAVDVNDLLPKCIVKRTVTKKDFVDHMHDGISHKPKKIFRYQTDPALISGHYANNLKVNNNEIKTRTWPYAMDWREDYRQFLRRTKWCNEEIYKLFFECPPVRYDQVEAYLKDLRKTIYWSDYSPDEYVSLISQKTIKPSDSADSKTQSKDIQTTYGNYYNRLQELGDNFYKQKPIPKDMSLDEFRENMRKLFRKYDLSTYFEEVCVPALVTAKDGKMPAGPIDRYTLRRY; encoded by the coding sequence ATGGCTGATGAAAGACCTTCCTTAACACGCAGCGAACGCTTGGCCGCTGTCGATGTCAATGATCTGCTGCCCAAATGCATTGTGAAGCGCACGGTTACCAAAAAGGACTTTGTGGATCACATGCATGATGGTATCAGTCACAAGCCAAAGAAGATATTTCGCTATCAAACCGATCCTGCGCTAATCTCTGGCCATTATGCCAACAATCTCAAGGTGAATAACAATGAGATCAAGACACGCACCTGGCCATATGCCATGGATTGGCGCGAGGATTATCGTCAGTTCTTGAGGCGGACCAAGTGGTGCAACGAAGAGATTTACAAGCTCTTTTTTGAGTGTCCTCCAGTGCGCTACGATCAAGTTGAAGCTTACTTGAAGGACTTGCGTAAAACTATTTACTGGTCGGATTATTCACCTGATGAATACGTTTCGCTGATTAGTCAGAAAACTATTAAACCTAGCGACTCTGCTGACAGCAAAACGCAATCGAAGGATATTCAAACGACTTATGGCAATTATTACAATCGTCTGCAAGAATTGGGCGATAATTTTTACAAACAGAAACCAATTCCCAAGGATATGTCGTTGGACGAATTTCGTGAGAATATGCGCAAGCTGTTTCGCAAATATGATTTGAGCACGTACTTTGAGGAAGTGTGTGTGCCAGCTCTAGTTACTGCCAAGGATGGCAAGATGCCTGCAGGACCCATTGATCGTTATACATTGCGTAGATATTAG
- the LOC117573710 gene encoding vacuolar-sorting protein SNF8, producing the protein MRRRVGLGAIQQQKLAAEKYKDKGADLQESQLEQMTKQMEVFRNKLEEFAMKHKEDIRKNSQFRKQFQEMCAAIGVDPLATGKGFWSVLGMGDFYYELSVQVVEVCLAANHKTGGLMELDELRRRLIAARGQSAVHQEITKEDILMAAKKLSIFGNGFVIHKLGKGKYMVQSIPGELSMEETNILSAASNTELGSVTQTQLMKDLGWTDYRAKQALDKVLGEGLCWIDKQSDEPSYWFPSLFPGRNAQLTAT; encoded by the exons ATGCGGCGTCGCGTGGGTTTGGGTGCCATACAGCAACAAAAGTTAGCTGCTGAGAAATACAAGGATAAGGGTGCTGATCTGCAGGAATCACAATTGGAACAAATGACCAAACAAATGGAAGTTTTTCGCAATAAATTGGAAGAGTTTGCTATGAAACACAAGGAAGACATTCGTAAAAATTCGCAATTCCGTAAGCAGTTCCAGGAGATGTGTGCGGCCATTGGCGTGGATCCCTTGGCTACTGGCAAAGGTTTTTGGAGTGTGCTCGGCATGGGAGATTTCTATTATGAGCTCAGTGTGCAGGTTGTTGAAGTCTGTTTGGCAGCCAATCACAAAACTGGCGGTCTTATGGAACTGGATGAACTCCGTCGGCGTTTAATCGCTGCGCGCGGTCAAAGTGCTGTGCATCAGGAGATTACCAAGGAGGACATATTGATGGCCGCCAAGAAACTGAGTATCTTTGGCAACGG CTTTGTCATACACAAGCTGGGCAAGGGAAAATACATGGTGCAATCAATCCCAGGCGAGCTTAGCATGGAGGAAACAAACATACTCAGCGCTGCATCTAATACAGAATTAGGCAGCGTCACGCAAACTCAGCTTATGAAGGATTTGGG CTGGACTGATTATCGCGCCAAGCAGGCCTTGGACAAGGTTTTGGGCGAGGGACTCTGCTGGATTGATAAGCAATCAGATGAGCCCAGTTACTGGTTCCCCAGTTTGTTTCCCGGTCGCAATGCACAACTTACTGCCAcatag
- the LOC117573705 gene encoding uncharacterized protein LOC117573705, giving the protein MTQEADNYVFSNCAEQVAECVERLVRQTNEDLRNFREEQSGLRAHISSILDENRNLSTQLGKYTRMPYASDMEELQQQLRLSNDALVQAKAQIDALKKDRHCLNQINECSQRTIKNLETKLQNYRQQLSKGDKQQMYDKSIKMLEQKLALQQEDIRTQANVIKALHQHKVRDGERIETLQTELTKRRQDNENREESQAKMATMQKQLKELDRALKYTQSLLEKSTKREETAMRKVQEALSINEATEREKIEAERLAETYKEEATQLATNIGNVMDEAAKRVDNEVDQLRSKLSKKDKMIQSLREKLNHQIAENKSMMESIEARYNRISLKYEETLKQNEKLAAHVESCNKRVTEMEQYAQKEHHLTSKKNYDPQLEDYMQANKKLKSHYRYLLHDLTNRFEAEFENVRKENCDLKAENELLKSGAAGDGIGILK; this is encoded by the exons ATGACACAGGAGGCTGATAATTATGTGTTCTCCAA TTGTGCCGAGCAGGTGGCCGAGTGTGTGGAGCGACTTGTGCGACAAACCAACGAAGATTTGAGGAACTTCCGAGAGGAGCAAAGTGGTCTTCGAGCACATATCTCTTCCATACTGGATGAAAATCGCAATCTGAGCACTCAACTGGGCAAATACACCAGAATGCCTTACGCCTCGGACATGGaagagctgcagcagcagctccgtTTATCCAACGATGCGCTGGTCCAGGCCAAGGCACAGATTGATGCACTCAAAAAGGATCGACATTGCCTCAACCAGATCAATGAATGCTCACAGCGCACCATCAAGAACTTGGAGACTAAACTGCAGAATTATCGTCAGCAATTATCCAAAGGGGACAAGCAGCAA ATGTACGAcaagtcaattaaaatgctgGAGCAAAAGTTGGCTTTGCAACAGGAAGACATACGCACACAGGCAAATGTCATCAAGGCGTTGCATCAGCATAAAGTGCGAGATGGCGAGAGGATTGAAACACTGCAAACTGAACTCACTAAGCGACGTCAAGACAACGAGAATCGCGAAGAGAGCCAAGCCAAGATGGCAACAATGCAAAAGCAGCTAAAGGAACTTGACAGGGCATTGAAATATACTCAATCCTTGCTGGAGAAGAGCACAAAACGCGAGGAGACGGCCATGCGCAAAGTGCAAGAAGCTCTTAGTATTAACGAGGCTACCGAGCGTGAGAAGATCGAGGCGGAAAGGTTAGCCGAAACCTACAAGGAGGAAGCTACTCAACTGGCCACCAATATTGGCAACGTTATGGACGAAGCCGCCAAGCGTGTGGATAACGAAGTCGATCAGCTGCGCTCGAAGCTATCGAAGAAGGATAAAATGATACAATCACTGCGCGAAAAG CTTAACCATCAAATTGCCGAGAACAAGTCCATGATGGAGTCTATCGAAGCGCGCTACAATCGCATTAGTCTCAAGTATGAAGAGACTCTAAAGCAAAATGAGAAACTTGCAGCGCATGTCGAGTCCTGCAACAAGCGTGTTACGGAAATGGAACAATACGCTCAGAAAGAACATCACTTAACGAG CAAAAAGAACTACGATCCTCAGCTTGAGGATTACATGCAGGCcaataaaaaacttaaatcaCACTACAGATATCTGCTGCATGATTTGACAAACAGATTCGAGGCGGAGTTCGAAAATGTGCGCAAGGAAAACTGTGATCTGAAGGCCGAAAATGAGCTACTCAAAAGTGGCGCCGCTGGCGATGGCATTGGCATATTGAAATAG
- the LOC117573716 gene encoding protein chibby homolog 1: protein MLYSILLNCCPFVMPLFNKKFESKPIPARVNRCNIGFPVVSEDIDDFRKISLNLGNKKLRFADGIWMHSVRKGDVDDMLRLNKKFRALEEENNMCNLKIEVMLDLLAEHATELNELKPKEK, encoded by the exons ATGTTATATAGCATATTATTGAATTg TTGTCCATTTGTGATGCCGCTGTTCAACAAGAAATTCGAATCGAAACCGATTCCAGCGCGTGTAAATCGCTGTAATATTGGTTTTCCGGTTGTTAGCGAAGATATTGATGATTTCCGCAAGATATCCCTTAATCTGGgcaataaaaaactgcgtTTCGCCGATGGCATTTGGATGCATTCGGTGCGCAAAGGCGACGTCGATGATATGCTGCGTTTGAATAAAAAGTTTCGGGCATTAGAGGAGGAGAATAACATGTGTAATCTTAAGATTGAGGTGATGCTGGATTTGCTGGCCGAACATGCCACAGAACTGAATGAACTGAAGCCGAAGGAGAAGT AA
- the LOC117573708 gene encoding cell adhesion molecule-related/down-regulated by oncogenes, producing MKQLWQPLLVTIWLLLIGILKPTEAFAHFIDTTENTELIQQRAGFDVKLLCNLTGLVDERKLAEIKIQWFFKQCSDNNCYQLESADDWTALPCESSLCRSELWLRNVTERYSGLYKCSINPHVLDATQAVDVQLVRTYQLDVKNSSLAAPEFLDAYPSNKTATKDSRVVFQCRVHSEEHPTIKWFRRRFPGQPAAVETPQPALGTSNFSTHIVRYGGRTYELLATPPEKLVNPQIYLSKLIINSVQLRDTGFYACVAISYRGHKIREAFLEVVPPEEEVNYWADYGSSDELVQEDASDPRDFLLLFLMPVGLAMLPLSVWGGYMIYKRCTRRNECERMEQQYSDEELDTERYVLGGS from the exons ATGAAgcagctgtggcagccactTTTAGTGACCATCTGGTTGTTGTTAATTGGCATTTTGAAACCAACAGAAGCATTTGCCCATTTTATTGACACCACAG AGAACACGGAGCTGATACAACAACGTGCCGGCTTCGATGTCAAGCTGCTATGCAACCTCACGGGTTTGGTGGATGAGCGCAAGCTGGCCGAGATCAAGATACAATGGTTCTTCAAG CAATGCAGTGACAACAATTGCTATCAGCTGGAATCTGCTGATGATTGGACAGCTCTGCCTTGTGAGTCGAGTCTTTGTCGCTCCGAGCTTTGGCTACGCAATGTAACTGAGCGTTATTCGGGTCTCTACAAGTGCAGCATTAATCCACATGTCTTGGATGCCACTCAAGCGGTGGATGTGCAACTTGTTCGCACCTATCAGCTGGATGTTAAAA ACAGTTCCTTGGCTGCACCAGAATTCCTCGACGCCTATCCCAGCAACAAGACAGCAACCAAGGATAGTCGTGTGGTCTTTCAATGCCGCGTGCACAGCGAGGAGCACCCAACGATAAAGTGGTTTCGCAGACGCTTCCCTGGACAACCAGCAGCAGTTGAAACACCTCAACCCGCCTTGGGCACCTCCAACTTTAGCACACACATTGTGCGCTATGGAGGCAGAACCTATGAGTTACTTGCCACACCGCCCGAGAAGCTCGTCAATCCGCAGATTTATCTCAGCAAGCTGATAATAAACAGTGTGCAATTGAGGGATACGGGATTCTATGCCTGTGTGGCTATTAGCTACCGGGGACACAAGATACGTGAGGCATTTCTGGAGGTGGTGCCACCCGAAGAAGAAGTGAACTACTGGGCGGATTATGGCAGCAGTGATGAGCTGGTGCAAGAAGATGCCAGCGATCCACGGGATTTCCTGCTGCTCTTTCTCATGCCCGTGGGATTGGCGATGTTGCCACTGAGTGTCTGGGGTGGTTATATGATCTATAAACGTTGCACGAGGCGCAACGAGTGCGAACGCATGGAGCAGCAGTATTCGGATGAGGAGCTGGACACGGAACGTTATGTTCTAGGTGGAAGTTGA
- the LOC117573706 gene encoding venom acid phosphatase Acph-1 produces MSPFDCKSRRGTKISVILLGSALCFVMMAYFVFGDSNDEQGLKKLRMISILFRHGAKNPSGFYPNDPHAAHDWPEGLGALTPKGSLQAYNLGRNLRMRYYRLLPSNSIYTQQQVHVLSSAAERCVMSAQSVLAGLMPPLDNNNVLPIPWQPVAINTLARNDDTLLAQKKTCVKYENILQKLYKSPSAELLKLNEDNKALYKRLTKNTGKNISNVLDVELLYTTLKTEEEANLALPDWTENIYPEEMRPLVERSYALFTETHLMKRIKGGAFLTEILKKMQNKRRKNLNPDRKIFLYAGHDVTLVNVMNSLGIIDQTATLPEYAAALVFELHNSKSFSDGDFEVKLVYYFNSEDKFPKELSIPNCDAPCSLSQFAQTFNTLLLDNYDEACENPTTDCKN; encoded by the exons ATGTCACCGTTCGACTGCAAATCGCGGCGTGGCACCAAAATATCAGTTATATTATTGGGCAGCGCATTATGTTTCGTTATGATGGCGTATTTCGTGTTTGGCGACAGCAACGACGAGCAGGGCTTGAAAAAGCTACGTATGATATCCATT CTGTTTCGTCATGGTGCCAAGAACCCCAGTGGCTTCTATCCCAATGATCCACATGCGGCGCACGATTGGCCAGAGGGACTCGGAGCACTAACACCG AAAGGCAGTCTGCAGGCTTACAATCTGGGTCGAAATTTACGCATGCGTTATTATCGCCTGTTGCCTTCGAACAGCATTTACACACAGCAACAGGTGCATGTCCTGAGCTCGGCTGCGGAACGCTGTGTG ATGAGCGCCCAGAGCGTTTTGGCTGGCCTAATGCCACCGCTGGATAACAACAATGTGCTGCCCATACCCTGGCAACCCGTGGCCATAAACACCCTCGCCCGCAACGATGACACG ttgttggcCCAAAAGAAGACGTGCGTTAAGTATGAGAATATTCTACAAAAGCTGTACAAATCTCCGTCAGCTGAGCTGCTGAAACTGAACGAGGACAACAAGGCGCTCTACAAGCGACTGACCAAGAATACGGGCAAG AACATTTCCAATGTGCTGGATGTGGAGCTGCTTTATACCACACTAAAGACCGAAGAGGAAGCAAATTTGGCACTACCCGATTGGACTGAGAATATATATCCCGAGGAAATGAGACCCTTAGTGGAACGCAGCTATGCTTTATTTACGGAAACACATCTAATGAAGCGTATTAAAGGCGGAGCTTTTCTCACTGAGATTctaaagaaaatgcaaaacaaacgcCGCAAGAATTTAAATCCAGATCGCAAAATCTTTCTATATGCTGGACATGATGTGACGCTTGTCAATGTTATGAACTCACTGGGCATTATTGATCAGACCGCAACGCTGCCCGAATACGCAGCTGCTTTGGTCTTTGAACTGCATAATAGCAAATCATTTAGCGACGGAGATTTCGAAGTTAAG TTGGTTTATTACTTTAATAGTGAGGACAAGTTCCCCAAGGAGTTGAGCATACCCAACTGTGATGCACCCTGCTCGCTATCACAATTTGCCCAAACATTCAACACTTTGCTGTTGGACAACTATGATGAAGCCTGCGAGAATCCTACAACAGATTGCAAGAATTAG
- the LOC117573717 gene encoding uncharacterized protein C15orf61 homolog, which yields MSHFNWTLDTGTNYHILRTACYPYMKYHCSKREVQDLSLEDKFFRFLKVINLGLPMLFYGLAAIRLISHTEIVRVSEKVEVPIYFLYAEDKGSRF from the exons ATGTCACACTTCAATTGGACACTGGACACGGGCACAAACTATCATATATTGCGCACGGCCTGCTATCCGTATATGAAATATCACTGCAGCAAACGTGAAGTTCAGGATCTCTCACTGGAAGACAAATTCTTTCGTTTCCTGAAGGTGATCAACCTGG GATTACCAATGCTCTTCTATGGACTCGCTGCAATCCGTCTAATTAGCCATACAGAAATCGTTCGGGTCAGTGAAAAAGTGGAGGTGCCAATCTACTTTCTTTATGCGGAGGATAAGGGGTctagattttga